Part of the Niallia alba genome is shown below.
TTCCCCCAGTAATAATAAAGCTACACAGTATTCTACGCTAAAGCGCCCTTGCTCCCCATTCTGTGGGTGGGTGTAAACTAATGCAGCATCACCATTGGGTGGGAAGTACAAATCCACAAAGGCAACCTCATCTACAGAAAATTTTTTCTGTGTCTTTATATACTGGATTGCATCAATTGCATGTGCATTCGCAGAACAACATGGATATAATTTAAACCATAGTCCTGGTTTATCTATTGCCCAAGGGTCTCCCCACTTTTCGAAAATCTCAAATGGATTTTCTCTTTGCTCCACATACATAGAGATTAAACCATTTTTTGCTTGAATTGTATTAATACTTCCTGCAATCCCTTTATCAATAAAATGAAGAATCTGCCAAGCACTTTGGGCTGTCATACCAGCATGCAACGGTTTAACCATTGTTCCAAATTGACTCCGAGAACCGCTTAGTTTTGAGACACATAAGTTAATAGCTTGCGCGAATTTCTCCGAGTCGAAATTTAAATAATGGGCTCCAGCAGCAACCGCTCCGTAAATTCCTGCAGTTGCTGTTGTATGGAACCCTTTTTCATAATGCTGTGCACCTAATAATTGAGCAAAGCACTTCATCGTTTCAATCCCTATTAAATAAGCCTCATAGAAGCGTTCTCTATCACGCTTCTTTTCTATTAGTGAATGTAATAAGCTCAAAATAATCGCAGACGGATCTCCTCGAATTTCCGAATGAACATCATCTAAATCTAGAGCATGTGCAGAATATCCATTAATCAAACACGCATCAAAAGGATGAATCTTTAAATCAGTGCCTATTACTGATGCTTCCTCTTATCCAATAGTGCCGGGAAGCCAAAAGAAGTCCTCTCTTATTTTAAAAAATGATTACTTTTTTAGAAAACTATGTCTAAAACTATCCTTATTAAAAGCTAGCCACCCTAAATTATTCTTTGTATCAATCATCGATCCATTTGCTAAAACTTGATGGGAGATTATTTCCTTCCATAGAAAGGATGCAGAAGC
Proteins encoded:
- a CDS encoding MmgE/PrpD family protein; this translates as MGTDLKIHPFDACLINGYSAHALDLDDVHSEIRGDPSAIILSLLHSLIEKKRDRERFYEAYLIGIETMKCFAQLLGAQHYEKGFHTTATAGIYGAVAAGAHYLNFDSEKFAQAINLCVSKLSGSRSQFGTMVKPLHAGMTAQSAWQILHFIDKGIAGSINTIQAKNGLISMYVEQRENPFEIFEKWGDPWAIDKPGLWFKLYPCCSANAHAIDAIQYIKTQKKFSVDEVAFVDLYFPPNGDAALVYTHPQNGEQGRFSVEYCVALLLLGEALSIENFSVDQIATDVNQVMKKIHRKYDHRIPVKVDSYPKDRYCMVKVTLNDGRQLVSRVDAPTGSPGKPLIMEDLVNKANTLLGEQANTLNKYFAGGIEGW